A stretch of Henckelia pumila isolate YLH828 chromosome 4, ASM3356847v2, whole genome shotgun sequence DNA encodes these proteins:
- the LOC140862602 gene encoding uncharacterized protein yields MTSGTRASQSISWNIANTRPRQRRSSTNEEHEAYLARRRARYQRRRMELVSTTNEIMTNNTSTNPVERADGGGDDALYSVRHTSSLRPITYNTCYSTFESGGASAVHVPSAQTDAGIYVTGSRTNNSSLLRTRLRRFHNLARNFIGFQTHDQPILPNPTTCPHCQALLFHGETSQLCCRNGRTKLDPILSPVELLELFAMENEEGKHFRQYIRAYNHVFSFTSIGVNIDQALAAGSNGIYAFRAQGNIYHSIGSILPHENGRPRYMLMYIVDTDHEVDNRLLENQELRRELLVKIQRILDRCNPFVQVFRQIGQRQDIPSCKLIIKQQKSNERQYCLPTVSQVAAVIVDNEFSENMNGRDIIVEGVNGRLLNIQDVVGYYDPLQYPLLLPYGTYGWNMNSRNIDGSRLTCLEYYSYILQIRANDSSLFLRGGRLLQQYVVDNYVKIEAQSLRWIRTNQQNIRSELYQGLQDCLDGGENIAGNVGRRIVLPSSFTGSPRDMYQRYQDAMTLLHNPDDFDSVVRAEIPSQIDEPRLYEAVVRHMIHGPCGLLNPWSPCMRDGICKNKFPKPFTSYTTRGNDSYPIYRRREAASVPVSENGQVMVDNGWVVPYNPWLLLNFDCHINVEVCGGIKCVKYIYKYIHKGPDRVALELRNGHNYDEIQQFVDGRWICAPEALWRIFCFEFSRMYPSVFRLQIHLPNQQSIRFSADEHVSDIIGDDDNSKTMLTEFFTANHDTSLTERYLYREFPQHYRWVQSKKKMGSTEGLQQSCWEDICCVPI; encoded by the exons GTGACGATGCTTTGTATTCTGTCCGACACACTTCAAGCTTGCGTCCAATAACTTATAACACATGTTATTCTACTTTTGAAAGCGGTGGCGCAAGTGCAGTGCATGTTCCATCTGCACAAACAGATGCAG GAATTTATGTTACTGGTAGTCGAACTAACAATAGCAGTCTTCTGCGAACACGTCTACGGAGATTTCATAATCTGGCTAGAAATTTTATTGGCTTTCAAACACACGATCAACCGATATTGCCTAATCCAACTACTTGCCCTCACTGTCAAGCTTTGTTGTTTCATGGAGAAACATCTCAATTGTGTTGCAGAAATGGACGTACAAAACTAGATCCAATACTATCACCAGTTGAGCTACTTGAATTATTTGCCATGGAAAATGAAGAAGGCAAACACTTTAGGCAATACATAAGAGCATACAATCATGTTTTCTCCTTTACTTCTATAGGAGTTAACATAGATCAAGCATTGGCGGCTGGTTCAAATGGGATTTATGCATTTCGTGCTCAGGGTAATATATATCACTCCATTGGAAGCATTCTGCCACATGAAAATGGTAGGCCAAGATACATGCTAATGTATATAGTAGATACAGATCATGAAGTAGATAACAGACTTTTAGAAAACCAAGAATTGAGAAGAGAATTGTTGGTAAAGATACAGAGGATACTTGATCGATGCAATCCCTTTGTGCAAGTTTTCAGACAAATTGGACAACGTCAAGATATACCTAGTTGCAAACTAATCATAAAGCAGCAAAAATCAAATGAACGTCAATATTGCCTACCTACTGTATCTCAAGTCGCAGCAGTTATTGTAGACAATGAATTTTCAGAAAACATGAATGGTAGAGATATTATAGTCGAAGGAGTTAATGGACGTCTTCTGAATATTCAAGACGTGGTGGGATATTATGATCCTTTGCAATATCCACTTCTTCTACCATATGGAACATATGGCTGGAATATGAATAGTCGCAATATTGATGGAAGTCGACTGACATGTTTAGAATATTATTCCTACATTTTACAG ATACGAGCAAATGATTCATCATTATTCTTACGAGGAGGTCGTCTACTACAACAATATGTTGTTGACAATTACGTGAAGATTGAAGCGCAAAGTTTGAGATGGATTCGCACAAATCAGCAAAATATTCGATCAGAACTTTACCAAGGATTACAAGATTGTTTGGATGGCGGTGAAAATATTGCag GAAACGTCGGTCGTAGAATAGTACTTCCATCATCTTTCACTGGAAGCCCACGTGATATGTATCAAAGATATCAGGATGCAATGACTTTG TTGCACAATCCTGATGACTTTGATTCAGTTGTACGTGCTGAAATACCATCACAAATAGATGAACCCCGTTTGTACGAAGCTGTAGTTCGCCACATGATACATGGACCATGTGGATTACTAAACCCTTGGAGTCCATGTATGCGAGATGGTATTTGCAAGAATAAATTCCCTAAACCCTTCACATCATACACGACTCGAGGAAATGATTCATATCCTATATATCGAAGACGTGAAGCTGCATCAGTCCCAGTTAGTGAAAATGGTCAAGTAATGGTTGACAATGGTTGGGTTGTACCGTATAATCCGTGGCTTCTACTAAATTTTGATTGCCATATAAATGTTGAAGTGTGCGGCGGGATAAAATGTGTCAAATACATTTATAAGTACATTCATAAAGGACCTGATAGAGTGGCGTTAGAATTACGCAATGGACATAACTATGATGAAATACAACAATTCGTAGATGGAAGGTGGATTTGTGCACCTGAGGCATTATGGagaattttttgttttgaatttagtCGAATGTATCCGTCAGTCTTTAGACTGCAAATACATTTACCAAATCAACAGTCAATTAGATTCAGCGCAGATGAGCATGTAAGTGATATAATTGGAGATGATGATAACTCAAAGACAATGCTGACAGAATTTTTCACAGCGAATCATGATACTTCATTAACTGAGAGATATTTGTATAGAGAATTTCCACAACATTACAGATGGGTacaatctaaaaaaaaaatgggttcCACGGAGGGCCTACAACAAAGTTGTTGGGAGGATATATGTTGTGTCCCCATCTGA
- the LOC140862603 gene encoding uncharacterized protein, with the protein MPSSLRRLFVSVLVFCQPTRVRELWNEFHPYMSKEYGISTSSTNLFITNKLLLELRRLLHQHKMKLSDFDLPHVSVEFLDESPLPRIIEEDLAIQISDEDFRSVEKLNSQQRAAFDSVVQSIMCNHHKLFSIDGPGGTGKTFLYRSILAYLRKKGKILIAVATSGIAATLLPGGRTAYSRLKIPLNPTVETLCNIEKQKDLAELIRRASGIVWDEAPMANRYAFESVNKTFQEIMKNMFPFGGKTMIFGGDFRQVLPVVKRGSAREQIAASISRSTFWNNANVIHLYQNMRSAEDIEFSQLLLRIGDGVQHCVNEHINDANYMVSRAIITPKNADVDKINELLISKFPGE; encoded by the exons ATGCCATCTTCCTTAAGAAGGTTATTTGTGTCAGTATTGGTCTTTTGTCAACCAACACGAGTTAGAGAACTTTGGAATGAGTTTCATCCTTATATGTCTAAGGAATACGGTATATCAACTTCATCGACCAATTTATTCATTACAAACAAATTGTTGCTTGAGTTACGGAGATTGTTACATCAGCATAAAATGAAACTCAGCGACTTTGATTTACCGCATGTAAGTgttgaatttttggatgaatCTCCACTTCCAAGGATAATTGAGGAGGATCTTGCTATTCAAATTTCAGATGAAGATTTCAGATCTGTCGAAAAGTTAAATTCTCAACAAAGGGCGGCATTTGACAGTGTTGTGCAAAGTATCATGTGCAATCATCACAAATTATTCTCTATCGATGGGCCAGGTGGAACTGGAAAAACTTTCTTATACCGCTCAATTTTAGCGTATTTaagaaagaaaggaaaaatTCTAATTGCAGTTGCAACTTCAGGAATAGCCGCTACTTTATTGCCAGGTGGAAGGACTGCATATTCACGTCTTAAAATTCCACTTAATCCAACAGTAGAAACTCTTTGCAACATTGAAAAACAAAAAGATCTTGCGGAGTTGATCAGACGTGCATCAGGTATTGTATGGGACGAAGCTCCGATGGCTAATCGTTATGCTTTTGAATCTGTCAACAAAACTTTTCAAGAAATTATGAAAAATATGTTTCCATTTGGTGGGAAAACTATGATTTTCGGTGGAGATTTTCGTCAAGTATTACCTGTCGTTAAGAGAGGATCCGCACGAGAACAAATTGCTGCAAGCATTTCAAGGTCGACATTTTGGAATAATGCTAATGTAATACATCTTTATCAAAATATGAGATCTGCGGAAGACATTGAGTTCTCACAATTACTACTACGCATAGGCGATGGTGTGCAACATTGCGTAAATg AACATATCAATGATGCAAACTATATGGTCAGCAGAGCCATCATTACTCCAAAAAATGCCGATGTTGATAAAATAAATGAATTGCTCATTTCAAAATTTCCTGGGGAATAA